One region of Olleya sp. Hel_I_94 genomic DNA includes:
- a CDS encoding TolC family protein: protein MRKLILAFSLALTSIVYSQETPTEFSLQEAINYALENNRSSKNAALDIEAAIKQKWETTATGLPQLNATVDYQNALKRNVFVFGDQIIQVGSQHTLTGTATLSQLLFDGSYLVGLQSAKVYLEISKNAKTKTDLEVRKAVINAYGNVLLAEESVAILEKNITVLEKNLNDITKIFENGLEEEESVEQLKITLSSVKSTLNNTTRLKDLAYQMLNLTIGKPINDNIVLTENLDTLALQNITIQLLDSENNVENNIDYKIAENDKTTKELLVKLEKSKALPSLSAFINGGYTGNRESFNFTDTNEKWFGSSIFGVSLNVPIFSSGMRNAATQRAKINLEKAEINLTETEQMLNLQIQSAKSDYQFAIEDYQNKKENLILAERIETKNQTKFFEGIGSSFELRQAQTQLYTAQQELLQTMLDVITKKAELETLLNTTN, encoded by the coding sequence ATGAGAAAACTAATATTAGCATTTAGTTTAGCACTAACATCTATCGTTTATTCTCAAGAAACTCCAACCGAGTTTTCTTTACAAGAAGCTATTAATTATGCTTTAGAAAATAACAGGTCATCAAAAAATGCAGCGTTAGACATTGAGGCTGCAATCAAACAAAAATGGGAAACTACTGCTACAGGTTTACCTCAACTTAATGCAACCGTTGATTACCAAAACGCATTAAAACGTAATGTATTTGTTTTTGGTGATCAAATTATACAAGTTGGATCACAGCATACACTAACTGGTACTGCTACCCTAAGTCAATTATTATTTGATGGCTCTTATTTAGTAGGATTACAGTCTGCTAAAGTGTATTTAGAAATTTCTAAAAACGCAAAAACAAAAACAGATTTAGAAGTAAGAAAAGCTGTTATTAATGCATATGGTAATGTTTTACTTGCAGAAGAAAGCGTTGCAATTCTGGAAAAAAACATAACTGTTTTAGAAAAAAACCTAAACGATATAACCAAGATTTTTGAAAACGGTTTAGAAGAAGAAGAAAGTGTCGAGCAACTAAAAATAACATTATCAAGTGTAAAAAGCACCTTAAATAACACTACAAGATTAAAAGACTTAGCCTATCAGATGTTAAATTTAACCATAGGAAAGCCTATTAATGACAACATCGTTTTAACTGAAAATTTGGACACACTTGCGCTTCAAAACATAACCATTCAACTTTTAGATTCTGAAAACAATGTAGAAAATAACATTGATTATAAAATTGCAGAAAATGATAAAACAACAAAAGAATTATTAGTTAAATTAGAAAAAAGTAAAGCATTACCAAGTTTAAGTGCATTTATAAATGGAGGTTACACAGGTAACAGAGAGTCATTTAACTTTACAGACACTAACGAAAAATGGTTTGGATCTTCCATATTTGGAGTAAGTTTAAATGTACCAATATTTAGCTCTGGTATGCGTAATGCAGCGACACAACGTGCCAAAATAAATTTAGAAAAAGCTGAAATAAATCTTACCGAAACTGAGCAAATGCTTAATCTTCAAATTCAATCTGCAAAAAGCGATTACCAATTTGCTATCGAAGATTATCAAAACAAAAAAGAAAATTTAATACTTGCAGAGCGTATTGAAACTAAAAATCAAACCAAATTTTTTGAAGGAATTGGTTCTAGTTTTGAACTTAGACAAGCGCAAACGCAATTATATACTGCACAACAAGAGTTACTTCAAACCATGCTAGATGTAATTACTAAAAAAGCAGAACTAGAAACTTTACTAAACACAACTAACTAA
- a CDS encoding alpha-ketoglutarate decarboxylase — MKFSTLNRHKIIVLSIFSCFFLTFSNAQDNLPQQKSEFWKNVRFGGGLGLSTGNNFFSATLAPSAIYQFDNTFALGVGLNGTYNRNKNVYKSTILGGSIMGLFNPLQEIQLSAEFEQLNVNQKFEGVFASNPDRNYWVPALFVGAGYRTNNVTFGVRYDLLYDENDSVYANAFVPFVRVFF, encoded by the coding sequence ATGAAATTCAGCACTCTAAATCGACATAAAATTATTGTTTTATCAATATTTTCATGTTTTTTCCTCACTTTTAGTAATGCACAGGATAATTTACCGCAACAAAAAAGTGAATTTTGGAAAAACGTACGTTTTGGAGGAGGCTTAGGTTTAAGTACTGGAAATAACTTTTTTAGTGCAACTTTAGCACCTAGTGCTATTTATCAATTTGATAATACTTTTGCTTTAGGTGTAGGATTAAACGGAACCTACAATAGGAATAAAAACGTTTACAAATCAACAATATTAGGAGGAAGTATTATGGGATTATTTAATCCATTACAAGAAATCCAATTATCTGCCGAGTTTGAACAGCTTAACGTTAATCAAAAATTTGAAGGTGTTTTTGCAAGCAACCCAGATCGCAACTATTGGGTACCTGCTTTATTTGTTGGTGCTGGTTACAGAACTAACAATGTTACTTTTGGAGTAAGATATGATTTACTTTATGACGAAAACGATAGTGTTTATGCAAATGCTTTTGTTCCATTTGTAAGAGTCTTCTTTTAA
- a CDS encoding TetR/AcrR family transcriptional regulator, protein MRDKIIHKSAELFLSLGFKSVTMDDIASALGISKKTIYQHFANKTKLVEATTSHMFENICDGIDCISNKSLNPIEELYDIKMFVMTFLKNEKASPQYQLKKYYPQIYSALHLKQFEKMYVSVKQSMEKGVQTGLFRKNIDVDFISRMYFNGMSGIKDENIFPTKLFTMEYLMESYLEYHLRAICTDNGLLTLNKFINKTTLN, encoded by the coding sequence ATGAGAGACAAAATTATACATAAATCTGCCGAGTTGTTTTTATCACTTGGTTTTAAAAGCGTTACAATGGATGACATTGCTAGTGCTTTAGGTATTTCTAAAAAAACAATTTACCAGCATTTTGCTAATAAAACAAAATTAGTAGAAGCGACTACATCGCATATGTTTGAAAACATTTGTGATGGCATTGATTGCATTTCAAACAAATCACTTAATCCTATTGAGGAACTATACGACATTAAAATGTTTGTAATGACCTTTTTAAAAAACGAAAAAGCATCACCTCAATATCAATTAAAAAAATACTACCCTCAGATATACAGCGCTTTACACCTTAAACAATTTGAAAAAATGTACGTGTCGGTAAAACAAAGTATGGAAAAAGGTGTACAAACAGGTTTGTTTAGAAAAAACATTGATGTCGATTTTATTTCAAGAATGTATTTTAACGGTATGTCTGGAATTAAAGACGAGAACATTTTTCCTACCAAACTATTTACTATGGAATATTTAATGGAAAGCTATTTGGAATATCACCTTAGAGCCATTTGTACAGATAACGGACTACTTACACTTAATAAATTTATTAACAAAACCACCCTTAACTAA
- a CDS encoding polyprenyl synthetase family protein yields MQNILFYQSAFTDYLKDYSSPKQPENLYSPIHYILQLGGKRLRPVLTLMTAEIFGIDYQKALDAALSVEVFHNFSLVHDDIMDDAPLRRGQQTVHEKWDLNTGILSGDAMLIMAYQLFENYKPTTFQALARLFSKTALEVCEGQQYDVDFETRDDVTIPEYLKMIEYKTAVLVGAAMKMGAIVAETSEENQNNIYQFGRLLGIAFQLQDDYLDAFGDPETFGKQVGGDIIENKKTYLYLKALEFLNKKDKVKLEQLFSVQLDDNSEKIETVKQYFIDSKSAEATQEAIKSYTKKAFDVLDVLTISEDKKELLREFGMGLMTRTV; encoded by the coding sequence ATGCAAAACATTTTATTTTATCAGTCTGCATTTACAGACTATTTAAAAGACTATTCGTCACCAAAACAACCAGAAAACTTATATAGTCCAATACACTATATACTGCAATTAGGTGGTAAACGTTTAAGACCTGTGTTAACATTAATGACAGCAGAAATTTTTGGAATAGATTATCAAAAGGCATTAGATGCAGCATTAAGTGTAGAGGTGTTTCATAATTTTTCGTTAGTACATGATGACATTATGGACGATGCGCCTTTGCGACGAGGTCAACAAACAGTGCATGAAAAATGGGACCTTAACACTGGTATTTTATCTGGAGATGCCATGTTAATCATGGCTTATCAGTTATTTGAAAACTATAAACCAACAACATTTCAGGCGTTAGCAAGACTGTTTAGTAAAACCGCTTTAGAGGTTTGTGAAGGTCAGCAATATGATGTTGATTTTGAAACCAGAGACGATGTTACTATACCTGAGTACTTAAAAATGATTGAGTATAAAACAGCTGTTTTGGTTGGTGCAGCCATGAAAATGGGAGCGATAGTTGCCGAAACGTCGGAAGAGAATCAGAATAATATCTACCAATTTGGAAGATTATTAGGAATTGCTTTTCAATTACAAGACGATTATTTAGATGCATTTGGTGATCCAGAAACATTTGGTAAACAAGTTGGTGGAGATATTATTGAAAACAAAAAGACCTATTTATACTTAAAGGCTTTAGAGTTTTTAAACAAAAAGGATAAAGTAAAATTAGAACAATTATTTTCTGTGCAATTAGATGATAATTCTGAAAAAATTGAAACTGTAAAACAATATTTTATAGATTCTAAATCTGCTGAAGCAACTCAAGAAGCTATAAAAAGTTACACTAAAAAAGCATTTGATGTGTTAGATGTTTTAACAATCTCTGAGGATAAAAAAGAATTGCTTCGCGAGTTTGGAATGGGACTAATGACTAGAACGGTTTAA
- a CDS encoding c-type cytochrome translates to MSKLNLIIVVLGFVLISCGGNEKKAKDNFSYKRPPSSKVESNPEQNTASSTVDLTNKGIGPIKALTLPDQIDTKMVSLGKEVYDKMCTACHRSDKKFIGPAPKDILKRRTPEWVMNMILNPEEMLKNDPIAKDLLKEYNNTPMINQGLTEADARAVLEYFRTL, encoded by the coding sequence ATGTCAAAATTAAATTTAATTATTGTAGTATTAGGTTTTGTGTTAATAAGCTGTGGTGGCAATGAGAAAAAAGCTAAAGACAATTTTAGCTATAAGCGTCCACCTTCGTCTAAAGTAGAATCAAATCCTGAACAAAACACAGCATCAAGCACTGTAGACCTAACTAACAAAGGAATAGGCCCAATAAAAGCACTAACCTTACCTGATCAAATAGATACTAAAATGGTTTCTCTAGGCAAAGAAGTCTACGATAAAATGTGCACAGCATGTCATAGATCTGATAAAAAATTTATTGGTCCAGCACCAAAAGACATTTTAAAAAGACGTACGCCAGAATGGGTTATGAATATGATTTTAAATCCTGAAGAGATGCTAAAAAACGATCCAATTGCTAAAGATTTATTAAAAGAATATAATAATACGCCTATGATTAATCAAGGACTTACAGAAGCTGACGCACGCGCTGTTTTGGAATACTTTAGAACACTTTAA